From a region of the Latilactobacillus sakei genome:
- a CDS encoding amino acid permease → MQSKSKQLRWYNVALIAFVAVWGLGNVVNNYAQQGLSVITSWILIMLLYFVPYALIVGQLGSTFKDANGGVSSWIKATSTKRLAYYAAWTYWVVHIPYLAQKPQGILIALSWLFKGNGNFVNTISSMAVSVICLALFLLFLWLSSRGIATLNRIGSIAGTAMFVMSILFIILAVSAPFMTKGAHIATPDMGNIKTYIPKFDVNYFTTISMLVFAVGGAEKISPYVNNTKNAAKEFPKGMLVLAGMVAFCAILGSFGMGMLFDSNHIPTDLMANGAYEAFRRLGVFYHVGPLFVILYALANTLAQVSALAFSIDAPLKILLGDADSNFIPKGLSKLNKKGTPTKGYMLTGVLVGLLIIVPALGIGNMNELYNWLLNLNSVVMPLRYLWVFLAYILLNKQLKKFTSEYHFTKNPKIGLIVGSWCFFFTAFACLMGMIPKLSYAANPSTWWFQLSLNIITPIIFIALGMILPAIARRQKA, encoded by the coding sequence ATGCAATCTAAATCGAAACAGCTCCGTTGGTATAATGTTGCACTTATTGCCTTTGTAGCGGTTTGGGGTCTTGGTAATGTGGTTAATAACTACGCACAACAAGGCCTCTCCGTTATTACGTCTTGGATTTTAATCATGCTCTTATATTTCGTTCCTTACGCATTAATCGTTGGTCAATTAGGTTCTACTTTTAAAGATGCTAACGGTGGTGTTTCTTCCTGGATCAAAGCGACAAGTACTAAGCGGCTTGCTTACTACGCCGCTTGGACTTACTGGGTGGTTCACATCCCTTATCTTGCGCAAAAGCCACAAGGGATTCTGATTGCGCTCAGTTGGCTTTTCAAGGGTAACGGGAACTTTGTCAACACGATTTCATCAATGGCCGTTTCGGTCATCTGTTTGGCCCTTTTCTTACTCTTCTTATGGTTATCATCGCGCGGAATCGCAACCTTGAACCGGATTGGGAGTATTGCCGGGACGGCCATGTTTGTCATGTCAATTCTCTTCATCATTCTCGCAGTTTCAGCGCCTTTTATGACAAAAGGCGCCCACATTGCCACACCAGACATGGGTAATATCAAAACGTACATTCCTAAGTTCGATGTTAACTATTTCACAACCATTTCAATGTTAGTATTCGCGGTTGGTGGTGCTGAAAAGATTTCACCTTACGTTAACAATACTAAAAATGCCGCTAAAGAATTCCCTAAAGGGATGTTAGTCTTAGCCGGCATGGTGGCCTTTTGTGCCATCCTAGGCTCATTTGGGATGGGTATGTTATTTGATTCAAACCATATCCCAACTGATTTAATGGCTAATGGTGCTTATGAAGCCTTCCGCCGTCTTGGTGTTTTCTACCACGTTGGGCCACTCTTCGTTATTCTTTATGCCTTAGCAAATACGCTCGCACAAGTGTCAGCTTTAGCCTTCTCAATTGATGCCCCACTCAAAATTTTATTGGGTGATGCCGATAGCAACTTCATTCCTAAAGGCCTTTCAAAACTCAACAAAAAAGGCACCCCAACTAAAGGTTATATGTTAACTGGGGTCCTCGTTGGTCTCTTGATTATCGTGCCTGCCTTAGGGATTGGTAACATGAACGAACTTTACAACTGGTTATTAAACTTAAACTCAGTTGTCATGCCACTTCGTTACCTCTGGGTATTCTTAGCTTATATCCTCTTAAATAAACAACTTAAAAAATTCACGTCAGAATATCACTTTACTAAGAACCCTAAAATCGGCTTAATCGTCGGTAGTTGGTGTTTCTTCTTCACCGCCTTTGCTTGTTTGATGGGCATGATTCCTAAGCTTTCATACGCTGCTAACCCTTCAACATGGTGGTTCCAATTAAGCTTAAACATCATCACACCAATCATCTTCATTGCGCTAGGTATGATCTTACCAGCAATCGCAAGAAGACAAAAAGCATAG
- a CDS encoding ClC family H(+)/Cl(-) exchange transporter → MENGRIRRASRFNKTRFIFILKGLLVGGVTGLVVSLFRLAIEKGLALTIRLYQSLQTHPLNWLWLIGTNIVIGLIVAQFLKKEPNISGSGIPQVEGQLEGEFELAWWSILWRKFVGGILSIAPGLFLGREGPSIQLGAAVGQGVADRLDDHGADRRILIAGGAAAGLSAAFNAPIAGTFFVLEEIYHNFSPLVWLTALTSAIGANFISLNFFGLTPTLHITYTHNLPINQYWHLVLLGIVLGLLGYVYQKTLLWLPQFYKRLPVPKYYWGLLPLVLVLPIGYLWPTVLGGGNGLITQLGQQVPTLATVALLLVLRFVFSMISYGSGLPGGIFLPILSLGALIGAVYGLVMVQLGWLAPVYVPNLIIFAMGGYFAGIGKAPFTAILLVTEMVGTLTHLMPLAILSLVAYVVVDLMGGAPIYASLLQRLVGQPKQDMAQFKDRLEVPIFAGAPLEDHQVRDVAWPETCLLIAVRRGEAELIPHGDTLIRAGDTLVILTDHHLRATVRRQIEAAAQTLKKADENLVK, encoded by the coding sequence TTGGAAAACGGACGAATTAGACGTGCCAGCCGCTTCAATAAAACCCGCTTTATTTTTATTTTGAAGGGATTATTAGTTGGTGGTGTAACAGGCTTAGTAGTCAGTCTTTTTCGACTAGCAATTGAAAAGGGATTAGCGTTAACGATTAGGCTTTATCAAAGTTTGCAGACCCACCCGCTTAACTGGTTGTGGTTAATCGGCACGAATATCGTGATTGGTTTAATAGTCGCTCAATTTTTGAAAAAAGAACCTAATATCAGTGGTTCGGGGATTCCCCAAGTGGAAGGGCAGCTAGAAGGTGAATTTGAACTAGCTTGGTGGTCGATTCTTTGGCGGAAATTTGTTGGTGGTATTTTAAGTATTGCCCCAGGATTATTTCTAGGACGGGAAGGCCCCTCAATTCAATTAGGGGCAGCAGTCGGTCAAGGCGTTGCGGACCGCTTAGATGATCATGGTGCTGACCGCCGCATTTTAATTGCCGGTGGAGCGGCGGCTGGTTTATCGGCTGCCTTTAATGCACCAATTGCTGGGACCTTTTTCGTGTTGGAGGAAATCTATCATAATTTTTCCCCACTTGTCTGGTTAACCGCATTGACCAGTGCAATTGGGGCGAACTTCATTTCATTAAATTTCTTCGGGTTAACACCGACGTTGCATATTACGTATACGCACAACTTACCGATTAATCAGTACTGGCACTTGGTTCTCTTAGGGATTGTGCTTGGGTTGTTAGGCTATGTTTATCAAAAAACGTTGCTTTGGCTACCGCAGTTTTACAAGCGCTTGCCAGTGCCTAAATATTATTGGGGTTTATTGCCATTAGTCCTTGTATTGCCCATCGGTTATCTGTGGCCAACAGTCTTAGGTGGGGGGAACGGTTTGATCACACAATTAGGGCAACAAGTGCCAACTTTAGCAACCGTGGCATTGTTACTCGTTTTGCGATTTGTTTTCTCAATGATTTCGTATGGTTCTGGCTTGCCGGGTGGCATTTTCTTGCCTATCTTATCGTTAGGGGCATTAATTGGGGCCGTCTATGGCTTGGTAATGGTTCAACTGGGCTGGTTAGCACCGGTTTATGTGCCCAACTTGATTATTTTTGCGATGGGTGGTTACTTTGCCGGCATTGGTAAAGCACCTTTTACGGCGATTTTACTGGTGACCGAAATGGTCGGGACCCTCACCCATCTGATGCCACTGGCCATTTTATCGTTAGTCGCGTATGTCGTGGTTGATTTGATGGGCGGGGCACCGATTTACGCATCATTGTTACAACGCCTGGTCGGTCAACCTAAGCAGGATATGGCGCAATTTAAAGATCGTCTAGAAGTGCCAATTTTTGCGGGGGCACCATTGGAAGATCATCAAGTCCGCGATGTTGCTTGGCCGGAGACTTGTTTGTTAATTGCCGTGCGCCGTGGCGAAGCGGAATTGATTCCGCATGGTGATACACTAATTCGCGCGGGCGATACCCTGGTGATTTTAACCGATCATCACTTGCGAGCAACCGTGCGCCGACAGATTGAAGCCGCCGCTCAAACCTTAAAAAAAGCGGATGAGAATCTCGTGAAATAA
- a CDS encoding GntR family transcriptional regulator has protein sequence MMIDKTSAKPYYEQIILLIKEQVLQGILKPGEQIPSVREMARQLMMNPNTVSKAYKLLEVQGIIVTVKGRGTYIAEHQATDRDNVKIAQLKAQLQELVLEAVYLNVSEAEMREWLTAQFERGPKDADN, from the coding sequence ATGATGATTGATAAAACAAGCGCTAAACCGTACTACGAACAGATTATTTTATTGATTAAGGAACAAGTCCTTCAGGGAATTTTAAAACCGGGTGAACAAATTCCATCGGTTCGAGAAATGGCGCGGCAATTAATGATGAACCCGAACACGGTAAGCAAGGCCTATAAATTGTTAGAAGTGCAAGGCATTATAGTGACGGTTAAAGGCCGGGGCACTTACATCGCTGAACACCAAGCGACCGACCGGGATAATGTTAAAATCGCCCAACTGAAGGCGCAATTACAAGAACTCGTTTTAGAAGCTGTTTATTTAAACGTTTCAGAGGCTGAGATGCGTGAATGGTTAACCGCACAATTTGAAAGGGGTCCAAAAGATGCTGACAATTAA
- a CDS encoding SsrA-binding protein, with protein sequence MAKKHPQKPANLIAQNKKAGHDYNILETFEAGLVLTGTEIKSVRKGKISLRDGFARVRKGEAYLENVHISPYEQGNQFNHDPLRNRKLLLHKKEIAKIGALTKDKGITIVPLRVYLKHGFAKVLIGVGEGKREYDKRETLKRKEQDREMARALRKR encoded by the coding sequence ATGGCAAAAAAACATCCACAAAAACCAGCTAACTTAATCGCTCAAAACAAAAAAGCTGGGCATGATTACAATATCCTGGAGACATTTGAAGCAGGATTAGTTTTAACCGGGACCGAGATTAAATCGGTGCGTAAGGGAAAAATTAGTTTGCGTGATGGGTTTGCGCGCGTTCGCAAGGGCGAAGCTTATCTGGAAAATGTCCACATCAGTCCTTATGAACAAGGTAACCAATTTAACCATGATCCATTGCGTAACCGAAAATTATTGTTACACAAGAAAGAAATTGCTAAAATTGGTGCTTTGACCAAGGACAAAGGGATTACAATTGTTCCGTTACGGGTTTATTTAAAACACGGTTTTGCTAAGGTCTTAATCGGCGTTGGTGAAGGGAAACGGGAATACGATAAACGAGAAACACTCAAGCGTAAGGAACAAGATCGTGAAATGGCAAGAGCACTACGAAAACGTTAA
- a CDS encoding lipase, whose translation MQYRLPQPYYYDSGPVGVVLLHAYTGSANDVHMMGRFLEKQQISVLAPHFTGHATFEPLDILEKGNVQAWWADTTAAIQKLQVAAKKPLFVFGLSLGGLFAMRAIETMPAVIGGGIFSAPVLEGPTDKLAPLFMGYAQRLYQMTEKTAADQAVQLAKIKQQLPQQLQAIADFSALVTADLDQIGDKPVFIGQGGQDQVIDPNGASALKQRLEAQQTPVDYHWYDNAGHVITVDRAHHQLEADVEVFIKRYKK comes from the coding sequence ATGCAGTATCGGTTACCACAACCTTACTATTATGATAGTGGCCCAGTTGGCGTAGTCTTATTGCACGCTTATACAGGGAGCGCTAATGATGTTCATATGATGGGCCGTTTTTTAGAGAAACAGCAAATCAGTGTGCTTGCACCGCACTTTACAGGGCACGCCACTTTTGAACCACTCGACATCTTAGAAAAAGGGAATGTTCAAGCTTGGTGGGCGGATACAACGGCTGCCATTCAGAAGTTACAAGTTGCTGCCAAGAAACCACTATTTGTGTTTGGTTTGTCATTGGGTGGATTGTTCGCGATGCGCGCAATCGAAACGATGCCAGCGGTGATTGGTGGCGGTATTTTTAGCGCGCCAGTACTGGAAGGACCAACTGATAAACTAGCACCGCTATTTATGGGCTATGCGCAACGCCTTTATCAGATGACCGAAAAAACGGCCGCTGATCAAGCCGTTCAATTGGCTAAGATTAAGCAACAATTACCACAACAACTACAAGCAATCGCTGATTTTAGCGCGTTAGTCACCGCCGATTTAGATCAGATTGGTGATAAGCCAGTCTTTATCGGTCAAGGTGGTCAAGATCAAGTGATTGATCCTAACGGTGCATCAGCATTAAAACAACGCTTAGAAGCACAACAAACACCAGTTGATTATCACTGGTATGACAATGCCGGTCACGTGATTACGGTTGATCGGGCGCACCACCAATTAGAAGCAGATGTTGAAGTATTTATTAAACGTTATAAGAAATAA
- a CDS encoding multidrug ABC transporter — translation MTINKLHKRIDQKSILEEISFEQEPGEILGLVGRNGAGKSTLLKSIAGHYLLDGGQILIDQVSIDEDRRLRTQIFYLDEDHLFFKNLTLLQIGRFYQQAYPQFDENQLTTLLAQYRLPLKQNYRQLSKGMRGLFNIILAISSHARYILLDEPFDGLDVIIRKNVIRLLLDQVGEQQFSLLITSHNLAELEPLIDRTLILKERTISHDYRLETLRQTARKLQLVLKTNEIPALVKEKGRLLNVSGRVMVVYFPDYTDVLAQELAALDPVLCEALPITLEDVFEANLINEQDYQVFV, via the coding sequence CTGACAATTAACAAGTTACATAAACGAATTGATCAAAAATCAATTCTAGAAGAGATTAGTTTTGAACAAGAACCGGGGGAAATCTTGGGATTGGTCGGCCGCAACGGTGCCGGTAAGTCGACATTGCTAAAAAGTATCGCCGGTCATTATTTATTGGATGGTGGTCAGATTTTGATTGATCAAGTTTCAATCGATGAAGATCGTCGCTTGCGGACCCAAATTTTTTATTTAGACGAAGATCACTTATTTTTCAAAAATTTGACGTTATTACAGATTGGCCGCTTTTACCAACAAGCCTACCCGCAGTTTGATGAAAATCAGCTGACTACTTTATTAGCGCAGTATCGCTTACCACTCAAACAAAATTATCGGCAATTATCAAAAGGGATGCGGGGCTTATTCAATATTATTTTAGCTATCAGTAGTCATGCACGGTACATTTTGTTGGATGAACCATTCGATGGCTTAGACGTCATTATTCGTAAAAATGTGATTCGGCTATTGCTCGATCAAGTTGGTGAACAACAATTTTCACTGCTGATTACATCACATAATCTAGCAGAATTAGAACCCTTGATTGACCGGACACTGATTTTAAAGGAGCGGACAATTAGTCACGATTATCGCTTAGAAACACTCCGCCAAACAGCACGGAAGTTGCAACTGGTATTAAAAACCAACGAGATTCCAGCACTAGTAAAAGAAAAAGGGCGGTTATTAAATGTTTCAGGGCGCGTGATGGTTGTTTATTTCCCAGACTATACAGATGTACTTGCACAGGAGTTGGCTGCACTGGACCCTGTTTTATGCGAGGCACTACCGATTACATTGGAAGATGTTTTCGAAGCAAACTTAATTAACGAACAAGACTATCAAGTCTTCGTTTAG
- a CDS encoding cell surface protein — translation MQFKKIGLMILTGLMIIVTTAGPVGAASLSELKQQEDQTQKSIDTINGKIQSTLTKVNTKYQEVDQLKTKITENEEHINKAETILAAQKKELAERKDYAKAHLQALQKSEDNRDVLNTLLSADSLSDLFSRVYTLTILQDADNQNMTDLATSYQKMVTIQKHLEESKAALDKQKKDLDQQTADLQKQVDQMKKDLSQSQKQLADISKKKIEEQKREAEEQAKAAAKAKNEAAAKAANQKLSAVNNQQQAALAAAAKGKPGQTIEVQATAYSTAEPGLSRYGATGIDLVKNPNCIAVDPKVIPLNSLVLVPGYGYAIAGDTGGAIKGHIIDVHFPSVAQCVSWGRRHIAITIIK, via the coding sequence ATGCAATTCAAGAAAATTGGTTTAATGATTTTGACAGGGCTGATGATTATTGTGACGACAGCAGGACCAGTCGGCGCTGCCAGTCTTAGTGAATTAAAACAACAAGAAGATCAAACACAAAAAAGTATCGATACGATCAACGGTAAAATTCAAAGTACGTTAACCAAAGTGAATACTAAATATCAAGAAGTTGATCAATTAAAAACGAAAATTACAGAAAATGAAGAACATATTAATAAGGCCGAAACGATTTTAGCGGCTCAAAAAAAGGAATTGGCGGAACGAAAAGATTATGCCAAGGCCCACTTGCAGGCATTACAAAAATCAGAAGATAATCGGGATGTCTTAAATACTTTATTATCGGCTGATTCATTGAGTGATCTATTTAGTCGCGTCTACACTTTGACGATTCTACAAGATGCGGATAATCAAAATATGACTGATTTAGCAACTAGTTATCAGAAAATGGTGACGATTCAAAAACACTTAGAAGAAAGTAAGGCCGCTTTAGACAAACAAAAAAAGGATTTAGACCAGCAAACGGCTGATTTACAAAAGCAAGTCGATCAGATGAAAAAAGACTTGAGCCAGAGTCAAAAACAACTTGCTGATATTAGTAAAAAGAAGATTGAAGAACAAAAACGAGAAGCTGAAGAACAAGCTAAAGCCGCTGCTAAGGCGAAAAATGAGGCTGCCGCTAAAGCTGCTAACCAAAAATTATCAGCAGTCAATAATCAACAACAAGCCGCGCTAGCTGCTGCTGCCAAAGGAAAGCCCGGACAGACAATTGAAGTGCAAGCGACGGCTTATTCAACGGCAGAACCAGGCTTAAGTCGCTACGGCGCAACGGGCATTGATTTGGTGAAAAACCCTAATTGTATTGCTGTTGATCCAAAAGTTATTCCGTTAAATTCGCTTGTTTTGGTGCCGGGCTATGGTTATGCAATTGCAGGTGATACGGGTGGTGCCATTAAGGGCCACATTATTGATGTTCACTTCCCAAGTGTTGCCCAATGCGTCAGTTGGGGACGGCGTCATATTGCAATTACGATTATTAAATAA
- a CDS encoding esterase, producing MALVLKRQIKGIPVLEVVEETMRHQPLPLVIYYHGWRSAKELVLTQARKLAQAGMRVVLPDALNHGERLQPVSEIPSWTFWQSIQTNLAEFSLIVDYWQQLHLIKADLIGVGGVSMGGMTTAALLTKQPEIKVAACIMGSPAPLTYARLVRDNVRQHGLQQPADLGLLTSWLTAYDLTQQPNALANRPVLFWHGTEDERIPYNQMADFERQIKGQPYAQNVTFMTGQGERHLVQPALMTTITDFFATHLKIKSE from the coding sequence ATGGCACTTGTATTAAAGCGGCAGATTAAGGGGATTCCGGTATTAGAAGTTGTTGAAGAAACCATGCGCCACCAGCCATTACCGTTAGTCATTTATTATCATGGTTGGCGTTCAGCTAAGGAACTAGTCCTGACACAGGCGCGTAAATTAGCGCAAGCTGGGATGCGCGTCGTATTACCAGACGCGCTTAATCATGGTGAACGGCTGCAGCCAGTATCAGAAATTCCGTCATGGACTTTTTGGCAGAGCATTCAGACTAATCTCGCGGAATTTAGTTTAATCGTCGATTATTGGCAGCAACTGCACCTGATTAAAGCCGATTTAATTGGTGTGGGTGGTGTTTCCATGGGTGGCATGACCACGGCGGCTTTATTGACGAAACAGCCAGAAATTAAAGTAGCGGCTTGTATTATGGGCTCGCCAGCCCCTTTGACCTATGCACGCTTGGTCCGCGATAATGTTCGGCAGCACGGCTTACAACAACCGGCTGATCTGGGCTTGTTGACGAGTTGGCTAACAGCCTATGATTTAACGCAACAACCGAATGCACTCGCGAATCGCCCCGTTTTATTTTGGCATGGTACCGAGGATGAACGGATCCCCTACAACCAAATGGCTGATTTTGAACGACAAATAAAAGGGCAACCGTATGCGCAAAACGTGACGTTTATGACGGGGCAAGGAGAGCGCCATTTAGTGCAACCCGCCTTAATGACGACGATTACCGACTTTTTTGCAACGCATTTAAAAATAAAATCTGAATAA
- a CDS encoding preprotein translocase subunit SecG — translation MENLILNLLLIDSILIVIAVMMQPSKQQDALSALSGGSGDLFGKQKARGFEAFMQKVTVVLGTLFFVFAIALVYLSSH, via the coding sequence TTGGAAAATCTTATCCTGAACTTATTATTAATCGATTCAATCTTGATTGTGATAGCAGTCATGATGCAACCAAGTAAACAACAAGATGCATTGAGTGCTTTATCAGGTGGATCTGGTGACTTATTTGGTAAGCAAAAGGCTAGAGGATTTGAAGCCTTCATGCAGAAGGTAACAGTGGTCCTCGGAACTTTATTTTTCGTCTTTGCAATTGCATTAGTTTATTTATCATCACACTAA
- the rnr gene encoding ribonuclease R, with product MTQVDQMKAAILAIFAADETQQLNVSEISERTGVAGSQGFKDLVKVLAELEGDKHLLMDDAGKFRLPASQRLVEGVFHANDRGFGFVSMVDKEPSDPDIFIAPPNTNFAMNGDTVEVAIIKEAEENSRRGPEGKVAKVITRGIEEIVGEFMPYSDIQKEKTGLIGYIQSHAKKLSSYLIYLTDNGLHPQKGDMVQVDITSYPSIDTPGQMRGIAKQVLGNKNDPGVDVLSIVYQHDIKTDFPEEVRLQSEAIPDTVLETDKFGRKDLTDQPVVTIDGDDSKDFDDAVNVRQLDNGHFYLGVHIADVSYYVTEGSPLDAEALERGTSTYLTDRVIPMLPFRLSNGICSLNPDVERLALTCEMEIDEHGNVVDHNIFPSVIKSTARMTYNNVNKILTDQDADLRDQYARLVPMFETMAELHEILLKKRHNRGAIDFEEDEAKIIVDENGKAIDIELRQRGLSERMIESFMLAANETVAEHYSTANAPFLYRIHETPDADKMKNFFEFITAYGIQVQGSSKKVTPMMLQEVLTQIEGQPEQPIITTMLLRSMQQAHYSDESLGHFGLAAEFYTHFTSPIRRYPDLMVHRLIHSYATNGMTIEEKEKWAPKLQPIAEQTSLEERRSIDTEREVVDLKKAEYMLDKVGNEYDAVISSVTSFGMFIALPSTVEGLVHISQMKDDYYSFVESQLALVGERTHKMFRIGQPVRVKVANVDLDAHSVDFELLASEEVPLASAEILSKIEARPKRPTRPRDHEKGGQRRGDQKKNSHPRRPVAKKDSQKRTFKK from the coding sequence TTGACACAAGTTGACCAAATGAAAGCTGCCATCTTAGCCATTTTTGCAGCAGATGAAACGCAACAATTAAACGTATCAGAAATTAGTGAACGAACCGGTGTGGCCGGCTCACAAGGGTTCAAGGATTTAGTGAAAGTATTAGCCGAATTAGAAGGGGACAAGCACCTTTTAATGGATGATGCCGGTAAATTCAGATTACCAGCTAGCCAACGCTTAGTCGAAGGGGTTTTCCACGCCAACGATCGGGGTTTTGGTTTCGTCTCAATGGTTGATAAAGAACCAAGTGATCCCGATATTTTTATCGCCCCACCAAACACAAACTTCGCAATGAATGGTGATACTGTTGAAGTGGCCATCATCAAAGAAGCAGAAGAAAACAGCCGCCGCGGTCCTGAAGGAAAAGTGGCTAAAGTGATTACGCGGGGGATTGAAGAAATCGTCGGCGAATTCATGCCTTATTCAGATATCCAAAAAGAAAAAACCGGCTTAATTGGTTACATTCAAAGCCATGCTAAAAAATTAAGCAGCTATTTAATTTACTTAACAGATAACGGTTTACACCCTCAAAAAGGGGACATGGTGCAAGTCGATATTACGTCATACCCAAGTATCGATACCCCTGGCCAAATGCGTGGGATTGCCAAACAAGTCTTAGGGAATAAAAACGATCCTGGGGTTGATGTTTTATCAATTGTTTACCAACATGATATTAAAACAGATTTCCCAGAAGAAGTTCGACTACAATCAGAAGCCATTCCAGATACTGTTTTAGAAACAGATAAGTTTGGCCGTAAAGATTTAACCGACCAACCAGTTGTAACCATCGATGGCGACGATTCAAAAGATTTTGATGATGCTGTTAATGTCCGTCAATTGGACAATGGACACTTCTACTTAGGCGTGCATATTGCCGACGTTAGTTATTATGTTACCGAAGGTTCCCCATTAGATGCTGAAGCGCTCGAACGGGGGACAAGTACTTACTTAACTGATCGCGTGATTCCAATGTTACCATTCCGTCTTTCTAACGGGATTTGTTCATTGAACCCAGACGTTGAACGATTGGCCTTAACTTGTGAAATGGAAATTGACGAACATGGGAACGTGGTCGATCACAACATTTTCCCAAGTGTTATCAAATCAACTGCGCGAATGACTTATAACAATGTTAATAAGATTTTGACGGACCAAGATGCTGACTTACGTGACCAATATGCACGTTTGGTGCCAATGTTTGAAACAATGGCTGAATTACACGAAATCCTCTTGAAGAAACGTCATAATCGTGGCGCAATCGACTTTGAAGAAGACGAAGCTAAAATCATCGTTGATGAAAACGGTAAGGCAATCGATATCGAATTACGGCAACGCGGTCTTTCAGAACGCATGATCGAATCATTCATGTTGGCTGCAAATGAAACTGTTGCCGAACATTACAGCACGGCTAATGCACCTTTCTTATACCGGATTCATGAAACACCAGATGCTGATAAGATGAAGAACTTTTTCGAATTTATCACCGCTTATGGCATTCAAGTTCAAGGTTCAAGCAAAAAAGTAACGCCAATGATGTTACAAGAAGTCTTGACACAAATTGAAGGTCAACCTGAACAACCTATTATTACAACAATGCTATTAAGAAGTATGCAACAAGCGCATTATTCAGATGAATCACTGGGTCACTTTGGCTTGGCTGCTGAATTCTATACGCATTTCACATCACCAATTCGTCGTTACCCGGATTTAATGGTTCACCGTTTAATTCATAGTTATGCAACAAATGGCATGACGATTGAAGAAAAAGAAAAATGGGCACCTAAGTTACAACCCATCGCTGAACAAACATCACTTGAAGAACGACGCTCAATTGATACGGAACGTGAAGTTGTTGACCTTAAGAAAGCTGAATACATGCTTGATAAGGTTGGTAATGAATATGATGCTGTTATTAGTTCTGTGACAAGCTTCGGGATGTTTATCGCCTTACCAAGTACGGTTGAAGGGCTTGTACACATCTCTCAAATGAAAGATGATTACTATAGCTTCGTTGAAAGTCAATTGGCTTTAGTGGGTGAAAGAACCCATAAAATGTTCCGAATTGGCCAACCAGTACGGGTTAAAGTCGCTAATGTTGACTTAGACGCACATTCTGTAGACTTCGAATTATTAGCAAGCGAGGAAGTTCCCTTGGCTTCTGCTGAAATTTTGAGTAAGATAGAAGCAAGACCTAAGCGCCCAACTCGCCCAAGAGACCATGAAAAAGGCGGTCAACGACGTGGTGACCAAAAGAAAAACAGTCATCCAAGACGACCAGTGGCTAAAAAGGACTCACAAAAACGTACTTTTAAAAAGTAG